The proteins below come from a single Synechococcus sp. WH 8101 genomic window:
- the pdhA gene encoding pyruvate dehydrogenase (acetyl-transferring) E1 component subunit alpha, translating to MSQNIAVNSDPTTATASLAGPHAERLSSLVTAQRAEVDRDTGLALYRDMTLGRRFEDKCAEMYYRGKMFGFVHLYNGQEAVSTGVIGAMKRQHDWFCSTYRDHVHALSAGVPAREVMSELFGKATGCSKGRGGSMHLFSKQHHLLGGFAFIGEGIPVALGSAFTSRYKRDALGDASSNAVTAAFFGDGTCNNGQFFECLNMAQLWKLPILFVVENNKWAIGMAHDRATSDPEIWRKAAAFGMAGEEVDGMDVLAVRAATQRALERARAGEGPTLLECLTYRFRGHSLADPDELRAEAEKQFWAQRDPLKALERDLVAAGLVTSDDLRAIEKEIDAEVQDCVDFALAAPEPDGAELTRYIWAED from the coding sequence ATGAGTCAGAACATCGCAGTGAACAGCGATCCGACGACCGCGACAGCCTCCTTGGCAGGGCCCCATGCCGAGCGGTTGTCGTCGCTGGTGACGGCCCAGCGGGCCGAGGTTGATCGAGACACAGGCCTGGCGCTGTATCGCGACATGACCCTGGGCAGGCGCTTCGAAGACAAGTGCGCCGAGATGTATTACCGGGGCAAGATGTTCGGCTTCGTGCACCTCTACAACGGCCAGGAGGCTGTCAGCACCGGGGTGATCGGCGCCATGAAGCGTCAGCACGACTGGTTCTGCAGCACCTATCGCGACCACGTGCATGCCCTCAGTGCCGGTGTGCCAGCCCGGGAGGTGATGAGTGAGCTCTTCGGCAAGGCAACCGGCTGCAGCAAGGGGCGTGGTGGCTCCATGCACCTCTTCTCCAAGCAGCATCACCTTCTCGGTGGCTTCGCCTTCATCGGGGAGGGGATTCCCGTGGCGCTCGGCTCCGCATTCACGAGTCGCTACAAGCGCGATGCCCTGGGTGACGCCTCCAGCAATGCCGTCACAGCCGCTTTCTTCGGTGATGGCACCTGCAACAACGGCCAATTCTTTGAATGCCTGAACATGGCCCAGCTCTGGAAGCTGCCGATCCTTTTTGTGGTGGAGAACAACAAGTGGGCCATCGGCATGGCCCATGACCGAGCCACCAGCGACCCGGAGATCTGGCGCAAGGCCGCAGCCTTCGGCATGGCCGGCGAAGAAGTGGATGGCATGGATGTGCTGGCGGTGCGCGCCGCCACGCAACGGGCCCTTGAGCGGGCCCGGGCCGGAGAAGGCCCCACCCTGCTGGAGTGCCTCACCTACCGCTTCCGCGGCCACTCCCTCGCCGACCCCGACGAGCTGCGGGCGGAAGCAGAGAAACAGTTCTGGGCCCAGCGGGACCCTCTCAAAGCTCTGGAACGCGACCTGGTGGCTGCCGGTTTGGTGACCAGCGACGACCTACGCGCGATCGAAAAAGAGATCGATGCCGAAGTGCAGGACTGCGTTGACTTCGCTCTCGCCGCGCCCGAACCCGACGGGGCCGAGCTCACCCGTTACATCTGGGCTGAGGACTGA
- a CDS encoding ARC6/PARC6 family protein, with protein sequence MGKNPDTAYSLQPTAPVPVDLPIDHFRLLGVSPSAESETILRTLQLRIDRSPDQGFTHEGLQQRADLLRLSADLLTDPTRRRDYEAALMELGRDHPGETAGLEVASSREVGGLILLWEANAPHEAFQLACQALQPPQAPALGSGREADLALLAALASRAAAEQDQEQRRYESAAGLLGEGLQLLQRVGKLPDQRLVLEQRLEQLKPYRILDLLSRDLSEQQARSEGLDLLDQLVQDRGGLEGLDQGEIGLSQGEFELFFQQIRRFLTVQEQIDLFERWQGLGSSDAAFLAVMAFSAAGFSRRKPERLDEARQRLRDLPLEGLDTHPLQACLDLLLGDVDHAMTQMRASADSELQTWLKRHPGDDLAALCDYCRSWLRRDVLPGYRDVDADAVDLEAWFADRDVQAFVERLERVQGRRLPEPAETWSPTDPYPAFPLDPDGTLPLAIPSPPNASPSAESDRGAEVDGEAPPSWRERLPLDRFSPARFQVGRPWLLGSVVFVLLVAVAAAFALVGLRRESESESPPTPPPSTPVQARLKPEADPAPASLKPLEADAPSEAQLQTLLQAWLDRKARVLAGSSQADAQLETVARDGLIQQLKAERQADAAAGARQTVKATITSVEVVSRSPQRIELRARVAYSDQRLDADGKVIERTPPTTLPVTYILGRDGRAWRLHAYITG encoded by the coding sequence ATGGGCAAAAACCCTGACACTGCCTACAGTCTGCAGCCAACAGCACCGGTGCCGGTGGATTTGCCGATCGATCATTTCCGTCTGCTCGGTGTCAGTCCGTCGGCGGAATCCGAAACGATCCTGCGCACGCTCCAGCTGAGGATCGATCGCTCTCCCGATCAGGGATTCACCCACGAGGGTCTGCAGCAACGCGCCGATCTCCTCCGCCTCTCTGCCGATCTGCTCACCGATCCCACCCGGCGTCGCGACTATGAGGCGGCGCTCATGGAACTCGGGCGGGACCACCCTGGCGAAACCGCTGGCCTGGAAGTGGCGTCGAGTCGTGAAGTGGGCGGACTGATCCTTTTGTGGGAGGCCAACGCCCCCCATGAGGCGTTTCAGTTGGCGTGCCAGGCCCTGCAGCCCCCACAGGCTCCTGCCCTGGGCAGTGGCCGTGAGGCCGATCTCGCCCTGCTTGCGGCCCTCGCTTCCCGGGCAGCCGCCGAGCAGGATCAGGAGCAGCGCCGCTATGAATCAGCTGCCGGGCTGCTGGGGGAGGGGCTTCAGCTGCTGCAAAGGGTCGGCAAATTGCCGGATCAACGCCTGGTGTTGGAGCAGCGCCTCGAGCAACTCAAGCCCTACCGCATTCTCGATCTACTCAGTCGCGATCTGTCCGAACAACAGGCCAGGAGCGAGGGGCTCGATCTTCTCGATCAGCTGGTTCAAGACCGGGGAGGCCTGGAAGGCCTGGATCAGGGCGAGATCGGCCTCAGCCAGGGGGAGTTTGAACTGTTTTTCCAGCAGATCCGCCGTTTCCTCACCGTGCAGGAGCAGATCGATCTGTTTGAGCGCTGGCAGGGGCTGGGGTCGAGCGATGCCGCCTTCCTGGCGGTGATGGCGTTCTCCGCCGCCGGCTTCTCCCGCCGCAAGCCCGAGCGTCTCGATGAAGCGCGTCAGCGGCTGCGTGATCTCCCCCTGGAGGGTCTCGACACCCATCCGCTTCAGGCCTGTCTGGATCTGCTGCTGGGCGATGTGGATCACGCCATGACCCAGATGCGGGCGAGTGCCGATTCTGAGTTGCAGACCTGGCTCAAGCGCCACCCCGGCGATGATCTGGCGGCACTCTGCGATTACTGCCGCTCCTGGTTGCGTCGGGATGTGCTGCCCGGCTACCGCGACGTGGATGCCGATGCGGTGGATCTGGAGGCCTGGTTCGCGGATCGCGATGTGCAGGCATTTGTGGAACGCCTGGAGAGGGTTCAGGGTCGACGGCTCCCCGAGCCGGCGGAGACCTGGTCACCGACCGATCCCTATCCCGCCTTCCCCCTCGATCCTGACGGCACGCTTCCCCTGGCGATCCCCTCACCCCCCAACGCCTCTCCTAGCGCTGAGAGCGATCGTGGCGCTGAGGTTGATGGAGAGGCGCCGCCGTCCTGGCGCGAGCGCTTGCCACTCGATCGGTTCAGCCCTGCCCGCTTCCAGGTCGGCCGACCCTGGCTGTTGGGATCCGTGGTGTTTGTTCTGCTGGTGGCGGTAGCAGCGGCCTTTGCCCTGGTGGGGTTGCGGCGTGAATCGGAGTCGGAGTCGCCACCGACACCGCCGCCATCCACGCCCGTGCAGGCCAGATTGAAGCCGGAGGCGGATCCGGCCCCAGCTTCCCTGAAGCCACTCGAGGCGGACGCCCCCAGTGAGGCCCAGCTGCAGACCCTGTTGCAGGCGTGGCTTGATCGCAAGGCACGCGTGTTGGCTGGGAGCTCCCAGGCCGACGCCCAGCTGGAAACGGTGGCCAGGGATGGCCTGATTCAACAGCTCAAGGCTGAACGCCAGGCTGATGCGGCGGCAGGTGCCCGCCAGACCGTGAAGGCGACCATCACGTCAGTGGAGGTGGTCAGTCGCTCCCCGCAGAGGATTGAATTGCGGGCCCGGGTGGCTTACAGCGATCAGCGCCTGGATGCCGATGGAAAAGTGATTGAACGCACGCCTCCCACCACTCTCCCGGTCACGTACATCCTCGGACGCGATGGCCGCGCCTGGCGCCTGCACGCTTACATCACCGGCTGA
- the ffh gene encoding signal recognition particle protein yields MFDELSARFEDAVKGLRGQDKISETNVEGALKEVRRALLEADVSLPVVKDFVAEVGQKAVGADVVRGISPDQKFIQVVHDQLVEVMGGGNAPLARAEQAPTVVLMAGLQGAGKTTATAKLGLYLKDQGRRALMVGADVYRPAAIDQLRTLGEQIGVEVFSLGAEAKPEEIASAGLAKAREEGFDTLLVDTAGRLQIDQSMMEEMVRIRSAVQPDEVLLVVDSMIGQEAAELTRAFHEQVGITGAVLTKLDGDSRGGAALSIRKVSGQPIKFIGTGEKVEALQPFHPERMASRILGMGDVLTLVEKAQKEVELADVEKMQKKLQEASFDFSDFLQQMRLIKRMGSLGGLMKMIPGMNKLDDGMLKQGEQQLKKIEAMIGSMTVAERQQPELLAAQPSRRRRIASGSGHSPADVDKVLADFQKMRGFMQQMTRGGGMPGMPGMGGFPGMGGFPGMGGPGGGMPGMGGMGGMGGMGARGGRGGPPRRQRPAKKKKGFGEL; encoded by the coding sequence ATGTTCGATGAGCTGTCAGCCCGCTTTGAAGATGCGGTCAAGGGGCTGAGGGGCCAGGACAAGATCTCTGAAACCAATGTGGAGGGTGCCCTCAAGGAGGTGCGCCGTGCCCTCCTTGAGGCGGACGTGAGCCTGCCGGTGGTGAAGGACTTCGTCGCAGAGGTGGGCCAGAAGGCAGTGGGCGCCGACGTGGTGCGCGGCATCAGCCCGGATCAGAAGTTCATCCAGGTGGTTCACGATCAACTGGTGGAGGTGATGGGGGGCGGCAACGCGCCGCTCGCCCGGGCGGAGCAGGCGCCCACGGTGGTGCTGATGGCGGGCCTGCAGGGAGCTGGTAAAACCACGGCCACCGCCAAGCTGGGCCTCTACCTCAAGGATCAGGGCCGCCGGGCCTTGATGGTCGGTGCCGATGTGTATCGCCCTGCTGCCATCGATCAGCTCAGAACCCTCGGGGAGCAGATCGGCGTGGAGGTGTTCAGCCTCGGTGCGGAGGCGAAGCCGGAAGAGATCGCCAGTGCCGGTCTGGCCAAGGCCAGGGAGGAGGGGTTCGACACCCTGTTGGTGGACACCGCTGGCCGGCTCCAGATCGACCAATCGATGATGGAGGAGATGGTGCGGATCCGTTCCGCCGTGCAGCCCGATGAGGTGCTGCTGGTGGTGGATTCGATGATCGGCCAGGAGGCGGCCGAGCTCACCCGGGCCTTCCATGAGCAGGTGGGGATCACCGGTGCGGTGCTCACCAAACTCGATGGCGACTCCCGTGGCGGCGCCGCCCTGTCGATCCGCAAGGTGAGTGGTCAGCCGATCAAGTTCATCGGCACCGGCGAGAAGGTGGAAGCGCTGCAGCCCTTCCATCCGGAACGGATGGCCAGCCGGATTCTGGGCATGGGGGATGTGCTCACCCTGGTGGAGAAAGCCCAGAAGGAGGTGGAGCTGGCCGATGTGGAGAAGATGCAGAAGAAGTTGCAGGAGGCGTCCTTCGACTTCTCCGACTTCCTGCAGCAGATGCGTCTGATCAAGCGCATGGGCTCCCTCGGCGGCTTGATGAAGATGATCCCGGGCATGAACAAGCTCGATGACGGCATGCTCAAACAGGGTGAGCAGCAGTTGAAGAAGATCGAGGCGATGATCGGCTCGATGACCGTCGCCGAGCGTCAGCAGCCGGAATTGCTCGCGGCCCAACCCTCGCGTCGGCGCCGGATCGCTTCCGGCAGCGGCCATTCCCCCGCCGACGTGGACAAGGTGCTGGCCGACTTCCAGAAGATGCGCGGCTTCATGCAGCAGATGACCCGAGGTGGCGGCATGCCGGGCATGCCTGGGATGGGGGGATTCCCTGGCATGGGGGGATTTCCGGGGATGGGTGGTCCCGGCGGCGGCATGCCTGGCATGGGGGGCATGGGGGGCATGGGGGGCATGGGAGCCCGTGGCGGTCGTGGTGGTCCGCCCCGCCGTCAGCGCCCGGCCAAGAAGAAAAAAGGCTTCGGAGAGCTCTGA
- the rpsP gene encoding 30S ribosomal protein S16 — MIKLRLKRFGKKREASFRLVACNSTSRRDGRPLQELGFYNPRTKETRLDTEGLRARLSQGAQPTDAVRSLLEKGGLIEAKVRPAEIVGKAKQAAAREAAAKQAAKEAAEAKAAAEAEAKAAAEEAATGDAEGGESAEA; from the coding sequence ATGATCAAGCTCCGCCTGAAGCGGTTCGGTAAGAAGCGGGAAGCGAGCTTCCGCCTTGTGGCCTGCAACAGCACGTCACGCCGTGATGGACGGCCTCTCCAGGAGCTCGGGTTCTACAACCCCCGCACCAAGGAGACCCGTCTCGATACGGAGGGACTGCGTGCCCGCCTCAGCCAGGGAGCCCAGCCCACCGATGCGGTGCGCTCCCTGCTGGAAAAAGGTGGGTTGATCGAGGCCAAGGTGCGCCCGGCCGAGATCGTCGGCAAGGCCAAGCAGGCGGCAGCCCGTGAAGCGGCAGCCAAGCAGGCTGCCAAAGAAGCGGCTGAAGCCAAGGCAGCAGCTGAAGCCGAAGCCAAAGCCGCCGCTGAGGAGGCGGCCACCGGCGATGCCGAAGGCGGTGAGAGCGCCGAGGCCTGA
- a CDS encoding PhoH family protein, with protein sequence MSEAAASGRFVVDLPHPEAALALSGPSEQILRQLEALTGVSLVMRGLQLDITGRPSQLERAAAVVELLRSFWQEGDAISTVDLQTALQALDTNRRQDHQAMGQQVLARSQRGQLLRPRTLRQKTYVEAMERHDLTFALGPAGTGKTFLATVLAVRMLSERKVERLILTRPAVEAGERLGFLPGDLQQKVDPYLRPLYDALHALMGPEKTAALLEKGVIEVAPLAYMRGRTLAESFVILDEAQNTTPAQMRMVLTRLGERSRMVVTGDITQVDLPPGQLSGLVEAAEVLDGVEGVAVCRLTAADVVRHPLVQRVVEAYARRDKGRTRRG encoded by the coding sequence ATGTCCGAAGCTGCCGCATCGGGCCGCTTCGTTGTTGATCTCCCCCACCCCGAGGCGGCGCTGGCCCTTTCAGGCCCCTCGGAACAGATCCTGCGTCAGCTGGAGGCCCTCACCGGTGTCTCCCTGGTGATGCGGGGTCTTCAACTGGACATCACCGGACGGCCCAGTCAGCTCGAACGTGCTGCAGCTGTGGTGGAGCTGTTGCGGTCGTTTTGGCAAGAGGGCGATGCGATCTCGACGGTGGACCTGCAGACGGCGCTTCAGGCACTCGATACGAACCGCCGTCAGGACCATCAGGCGATGGGGCAGCAGGTGCTGGCGCGCTCCCAACGGGGGCAGCTGCTGCGGCCGCGCACCCTGCGCCAGAAGACCTACGTCGAGGCGATGGAGCGCCACGATCTCACCTTTGCGCTAGGCCCTGCTGGCACCGGCAAGACCTTCCTGGCCACCGTGTTGGCGGTGCGCATGCTCAGTGAACGCAAGGTGGAGCGACTGATCCTCACCCGGCCGGCGGTGGAGGCCGGCGAGCGTCTCGGTTTTCTCCCCGGGGATCTGCAGCAGAAGGTGGACCCCTACCTGCGCCCCCTCTATGACGCCTTGCATGCCTTGATGGGGCCGGAAAAAACGGCGGCGCTGCTCGAGAAAGGCGTGATTGAGGTGGCGCCTCTGGCTTACATGCGCGGCCGCACCCTGGCGGAATCCTTCGTGATTCTCGATGAGGCGCAGAACACCACCCCTGCGCAGATGCGCATGGTGCTCACCCGTCTGGGCGAGCGTTCCCGCATGGTCGTGACCGGCGACATCACCCAGGTGGATCTGCCTCCAGGGCAGCTAAGCGGCCTGGTGGAGGCGGCTGAGGTGCTGGATGGTGTTGAAGGCGTGGCGGTGTGTCGCCTCACCGCTGCCGATGTGGTGCGCCATCCCTTGGTGCAGCGGGTGGTGGAGGCCTACGCCCGTCGTGACAAGGGCCGCACCCGGCGCGGATGA
- a CDS encoding Bax inhibitor-1 family protein — MPASSNFQEAIREAQSSALVGPNVVNKALPYVGGGMVLTAGGVLGGMATMASIGFQAFNTISLIAIIPWFILFFVAQNAANKANNGTALPLMATFSLLTGFTLTGLVVQAIAVAGAASIGIAALATGITFAVASVASRRMSDSVGQALSAVVGLGLIGLVIAMLGIFVAGFFVPGIFAATNLAIAGFGTVLFVGMAFVDFYTMPRTYRDDQYLAGALGMYLTYINLFIFILRLIIALQGGGRRD, encoded by the coding sequence ATGCCAGCCAGCAGCAATTTCCAGGAAGCGATCCGCGAGGCCCAGTCGAGTGCCCTCGTCGGCCCCAATGTGGTGAACAAGGCCTTGCCCTATGTGGGGGGTGGCATGGTGCTCACCGCCGGTGGCGTGTTGGGTGGGATGGCCACCATGGCCTCGATCGGTTTCCAGGCGTTCAACACGATCTCCCTGATCGCGATCATCCCCTGGTTCATCCTTTTCTTCGTGGCTCAGAACGCCGCGAACAAGGCCAACAACGGCACGGCGCTGCCGCTGATGGCCACCTTCAGTCTGCTCACAGGATTCACACTCACCGGCCTGGTGGTGCAGGCGATTGCCGTGGCGGGTGCCGCTTCGATCGGCATCGCCGCGCTGGCCACCGGCATCACCTTCGCGGTGGCTTCGGTGGCCAGTCGTCGCATGAGCGACAGCGTCGGTCAGGCCCTCAGCGCCGTGGTCGGCCTCGGTCTGATCGGTCTGGTGATCGCCATGCTGGGCATTTTTGTTGCCGGCTTCTTCGTGCCCGGCATCTTTGCGGCCACCAACCTGGCCATCGCAGGCTTCGGCACGGTGTTGTTCGTTGGCATGGCGTTTGTCGACTTCTACACCATGCCCCGCACCTACCGGGATGACCAATACCTGGCTGGTGCTCTGGGGATGTATCTCACTTACATCAACCTGTTCATCTTCATCCTCCGTTTGATCATCGCCCTGCAAGGCGGCGGCCGCCGCGACTGA
- a CDS encoding sugar porter family MFS transporter, translating to MASSLQRREADQRMQFILRLAIAAALGGFLFGYDTAVINGAVSSIQATFNASAVGLGLAVSSALLGSAAGALGAGWLADRIGRRRSMWLAAVLFIASAVGSALAPTLRDLVIWRVIGGVAVGFASVLAPAYIAEISPANLRGRTGSLQQLAIVVGIFIALLFDYVIVLATVDQEPLSSVGPLPAWRWMLMSELIPALLYGGMVLRIPESPRYLVQIGCIEHAREVILKTLGEPTQEVIDRIQASLGHRNGGQIQDLFSKRSLLLPVVWTGVLLAIFQQFVGINVIFYYSSSLWKAVGFSTTDSLSITVVTSITNVVTTFLAIATIDRLGRRPLLLVGSVVITISLGLMSWTFAGAPIVNGEPQLTGAASLVALISANVFVFAFGFSWGPVMWVLLGEMFSNRIRALALGLSATVNWLANFLISTTFPVLLQSSGPALAYGLYATAAAISFFFVLFMVRETKGRELEDMA from the coding sequence ATGGCCTCCAGTCTTCAGCGCCGCGAAGCCGATCAGCGGATGCAATTCATCCTGAGGCTTGCGATTGCGGCGGCCTTAGGCGGCTTCCTTTTCGGGTATGACACGGCGGTCATCAATGGGGCCGTGTCTTCGATTCAGGCCACGTTCAACGCCTCGGCCGTGGGACTCGGTCTGGCGGTGTCTTCAGCCTTGCTCGGTTCTGCCGCGGGTGCTCTCGGTGCGGGCTGGCTTGCGGATCGCATCGGTCGCCGGCGCAGCATGTGGCTTGCGGCGGTGCTCTTCATCGCCAGTGCGGTGGGGTCCGCCCTGGCACCGACGCTGCGCGATCTGGTGATCTGGCGTGTGATCGGTGGTGTGGCCGTTGGCTTTGCCAGTGTGCTGGCGCCGGCTTACATCGCTGAGATTTCTCCTGCCAATTTGCGGGGGCGCACCGGTTCGTTGCAGCAGTTGGCGATTGTGGTGGGGATTTTTATCGCGCTTCTGTTTGATTACGTGATCGTGCTGGCCACGGTGGATCAGGAGCCGCTCTCCAGTGTGGGCCCGCTGCCGGCCTGGCGCTGGATGTTGATGTCTGAGTTAATCCCGGCGCTGTTATACGGCGGCATGGTGCTGCGGATTCCCGAAAGCCCTCGCTATCTGGTTCAGATCGGTTGCATTGAGCATGCCCGTGAGGTGATCCTCAAGACCCTGGGTGAACCTACCCAGGAGGTGATTGATCGCATTCAGGCCAGCCTCGGCCATCGCAATGGTGGACAGATTCAGGATCTGTTCTCGAAGCGTTCTCTGCTTCTACCGGTGGTGTGGACCGGCGTGTTGTTGGCGATATTTCAGCAATTCGTTGGCATCAATGTGATCTTCTATTACTCCAGCTCTCTCTGGAAGGCCGTGGGATTCAGCACCACGGATAGCCTCAGCATCACGGTGGTGACCTCAATTACCAATGTGGTCACGACGTTCCTAGCGATTGCCACGATTGATCGACTCGGGCGGCGGCCCCTGCTGTTGGTTGGTTCTGTGGTGATCACGATCAGCCTGGGATTGATGAGCTGGACGTTTGCCGGCGCTCCGATTGTGAACGGCGAACCCCAGTTGACCGGCGCCGCCTCGTTGGTGGCCCTGATTTCGGCGAACGTGTTTGTGTTTGCCTTCGGTTTCTCCTGGGGGCCGGTGATGTGGGTGCTCTTGGGTGAGATGTTCAGCAATCGCATCCGCGCCCTGGCCCTGGGGCTCTCCGCCACCGTGAACTGGCTGGCCAATTTCCTCATTTCCACCACCTTCCCCGTGTTGCTCCAGTCATCGGGGCCTGCGCTCGCCTATGGCTTGTATGCCACAGCTGCAGCGATCTCCTTCTTCTTTGTGCTGTTCATGGTGCGGGAAACGAAGGGACGTGAGCTGGAAGACATGGCCTGA
- a CDS encoding carbohydrate porin, producing the protein MSKSQPRRPQRWASLLALILAMGAPWAAAAPSLAEEVDASESAKETIDNTPQPWLQNWLDMPDWMAISLGYVNEINGNPSGGLQQTATYTHNISLNTSYSSGYTRPVDQWGEFDHWKLVANLSQRSGTSLSQKIPNALAVQQIFGYGQTFRLAGLWVERGQQESGLLTLKLGKMATFDDFASSPLYCYYTNNGFCGQIWGIPNSLPVAAYPANHYGAVVHVGDRKRGTLRYGLYQINPEGFEPGYHGADFQISSSNGLAQFLQLDIPFAPAGTIPLKWMADGRLQRVPEDEKDLDYVSGLPAPGLQLGGWLGSWDFPLLENSALTASQNNGVYGLVAVPLTLGGLALDGRLWANLAYGFNPDVQTIPVNYAGGWVGKGVFRNRPNDALVIGFSHAGWSPDMPTPQVWESVIELGYQVAIGTNASIQPNLQYVFNPSGTGAVPDAFVLGVQMTLLF; encoded by the coding sequence ATGTCAAAATCACAGCCACGTCGGCCCCAACGCTGGGCCTCTCTCCTGGCTCTGATCCTCGCCATGGGGGCACCATGGGCTGCTGCAGCGCCCAGCCTCGCTGAGGAGGTGGATGCATCAGAGTCAGCCAAGGAAACGATTGACAACACTCCCCAGCCCTGGCTGCAGAACTGGCTGGATATGCCCGACTGGATGGCGATCTCCCTGGGATACGTCAATGAAATCAACGGCAATCCATCCGGTGGCTTGCAGCAAACGGCTACCTACACCCACAACATCTCGCTCAACACGAGCTATTCCAGCGGCTACACACGACCCGTTGATCAGTGGGGCGAATTTGATCACTGGAAACTGGTGGCCAATCTGTCGCAGCGTTCTGGCACCAGCTTGTCGCAGAAGATTCCCAATGCATTGGCTGTGCAGCAGATCTTTGGCTATGGCCAGACTTTTCGTCTGGCGGGCCTTTGGGTGGAGCGCGGTCAGCAAGAGAGCGGTTTGCTCACTCTCAAGCTGGGCAAGATGGCTACGTTTGATGATTTCGCCTCGTCGCCGTTGTATTGCTACTACACCAACAATGGCTTCTGCGGGCAGATCTGGGGCATTCCCAATTCTTTGCCCGTCGCCGCCTATCCGGCCAACCATTATGGGGCTGTTGTGCATGTGGGTGATCGCAAGCGCGGCACGCTGCGCTATGGCCTTTATCAGATCAATCCCGAGGGATTTGAACCCGGATATCACGGTGCCGACTTTCAGATCAGCTCCTCCAATGGCCTGGCTCAGTTTTTGCAACTCGATATCCCCTTCGCCCCGGCTGGCACGATTCCCTTGAAGTGGATGGCCGATGGCCGCTTGCAGCGCGTGCCGGAGGATGAGAAAGATCTTGATTATGTGTCCGGTTTGCCGGCTCCCGGTTTGCAGCTTGGTGGTTGGTTGGGGAGCTGGGATTTCCCTCTGTTGGAGAACAGTGCGCTGACCGCGTCTCAGAACAATGGGGTGTATGGCCTGGTGGCGGTGCCGCTGACGCTCGGGGGGCTGGCTTTGGATGGTCGTCTCTGGGCCAACCTGGCCTATGGCTTCAACCCTGATGTGCAGACCATTCCCGTGAACTATGCCGGTGGCTGGGTAGGGAAGGGCGTGTTTCGCAATCGACCGAATGACGCTCTGGTGATCGGGTTTTCCCATGCCGGTTGGAGTCCGGACATGCCCACGCCACAGGTGTGGGAGTCGGTGATCGAATTGGGGTATCAGGTCGCGATCGGCACCAATGCTTCGATTCAGCCCAACCTCCAATACGTGTTCAATCCCAGTGGCACCGGTGCGGTGCCCGATGCGTTCGTGTTGGGGGTGCAGATGACGTTGTTGTTCTGA
- the era gene encoding GTPase Era, translating into MDLTPGAQTPHRSGFVALIGRPNVGKSTLVNQLVGDKVAITSPVAQTTRNRLRAILTTPEAQLILVDTPGIHKPHHLLGERLVQSARSAIGEVDLVLLLLEGCEAPGRGDAFIIQLLQQQRLPVLVVLNKWDRVPAERRPEADLAYRELLETTDWPMHHCSALSGAGCPELVQAIVARLPEGPQLYPADMVSDQPERLLMAELIREQVLTHTREEVPHSVAVQIDRVDEMPSKGKGKPRTAVLATVLVERKSQKVILIGKGGAMLRTIGQGARLQMQTLIDGPVYLELFVKVVPDWRSKPARLAELGYGVE; encoded by the coding sequence ATGGATCTCACCCCTGGCGCCCAGACCCCTCACCGCTCTGGCTTCGTCGCCCTGATCGGACGCCCCAACGTGGGCAAATCCACCCTGGTGAATCAGCTGGTGGGAGACAAGGTGGCGATCACTTCGCCGGTGGCCCAGACCACGCGCAACCGTCTGCGCGCCATTCTCACCACCCCCGAGGCCCAGCTGATCCTGGTGGACACCCCAGGCATCCACAAGCCGCATCATCTGCTCGGCGAACGCCTGGTGCAAAGCGCCCGATCCGCCATTGGTGAAGTGGATCTGGTGCTGCTGCTTCTGGAGGGGTGTGAAGCCCCTGGCCGCGGCGATGCCTTCATCATCCAGTTGCTGCAACAGCAGCGCCTGCCGGTGCTGGTGGTGCTCAACAAATGGGACCGGGTGCCCGCAGAGCGCAGGCCGGAGGCCGATCTCGCCTATCGGGAGTTGCTGGAGACCACCGATTGGCCCATGCATCACTGCAGCGCCCTGAGTGGAGCCGGTTGCCCGGAGCTGGTGCAGGCGATTGTGGCTCGCTTGCCCGAAGGGCCCCAGCTCTATCCCGCCGACATGGTGAGCGATCAGCCGGAGCGGTTGTTGATGGCCGAACTGATCCGCGAGCAGGTGCTCACCCATACCCGTGAAGAGGTGCCCCACAGCGTGGCGGTGCAGATCGACCGGGTGGACGAGATGCCGTCGAAGGGAAAGGGCAAGCCCCGCACCGCCGTGCTCGCCACCGTGCTGGTGGAGCGCAAGAGCCAGAAGGTAATTCTGATCGGTAAGGGCGGAGCGATGCTGAGAACGATCGGCCAAGGCGCCCGTCTCCAGATGCAGACCCTGATCGATGGGCCGGTGTATCTGGAGCTGTTTGTGAAAGTGGTGCCCGACTGGCGCAGCAAACCGGCGCGCCTGGCCGAACTCGGCTATGGCGTGGAGTGA